From Glycine max cultivar Williams 82 chromosome 11, Glycine_max_v4.0, whole genome shotgun sequence, the proteins below share one genomic window:
- the LOC100306378 gene encoding 2-C-methyl-D-erythritol 2,4-cyclodiphosphate synthase, chloroplastic-like: MAASSFTTSSILFPFTTSSKSPPSQLFPSFPCKHHTLRLRPVSVSAASTPTPSIQADKSPVSATPSKLLPFRIGHGFDLHRLEPGYPLIIGGINIPHDRGCEAHSDGDVLLHCVVDAILGALGLPDIGQIFPDSDPKWKGCASSVFIHESVRLMHEAGYEIGNLDATLILQRPKLSPHKDAIKANLSALLGVDSSVVNIKAKTHEKVDSLGENRSIAAHTVVLLMKK; the protein is encoded by the exons ATGGCAGCTTCTTCCTTTACAACATCTTCCATTCTCTTCCCATTCACAACTAGTTCTAAATCCCCTCCTTCTCAACTATTCCCCTCTTTTCCTTGCAAACATCATACCCTCCGTCTCAGACCCGTCTCAGTCTCAGCCGCTTCAACCCCAACCCCCTCCATCCAAGCCGACAAATCCCCGGTCTCCGCCACTCCCTCCAAGCTTCTCCCCTTTCGGATTGGTCACGGCTTTGACCTCCACCGATTGGAACCCGGTTATCCCCTAATCATCGGTGGAATCAACATTCCCCACGATAGAGGTTGCGAGGCTCATTCCGATGGTGACGTTCTGCTTCACTGCGTTGTTGATGCGATTCTAGGGGCGCTAGGTCTTCCTGATATTGGCCAGATTTTCCCCGATTCTGATCCTAAGTGGAAGGGTTGTGCCTCTTCCGTCTTCATCCATGAATCT GTGAGACTTATGCATGAGGCTGGTTATGAGATTGGGAATTTAGATGCTACATTGATACTTCAGAGGCCAAAACTAAGCCCACACAAGGATGCTATCAAGGCCAACTTATCTGCACTGCTTGGGGTGGACTCTTCTGTAGTAAATATCAAAGCAAAAACTCATGAAAAGGTAGACAGCCTTGGAGAAAATAGAAGTATAGCGGCTCACACAGTGGTTCTTCTAATGAAGAAATGA
- the LOC100784732 gene encoding meiotic recombination protein SPO11-2 isoform X2, giving the protein MEDLRNLTLKFFSDQELCYADIVPLAQVRARIEVSVLNFLKILNASSPAISDLPLIQRKYSNSRVNHGLLTELSRVFLSNSVSTRSLMRPNAAKAFVRVWKVMEMCYQILLQEKRVTQRELFYKLLCDSPHLFPSQTHVNRTIQGYYQCVVCFEFNAWCFRWEYINLCQTDLVALLRCSRFSLGIMASSRGLVAGRLILQEPGKEAVDCSLCGSSGFAISGDLNLLDSLVLNADARYVIIVEKHAIFQRLTEDRFFHQIPSILITAKGYPDIATRNPAGLAILCTFKFGSIGMGLEAYRYACNVKWLGLRGHDLPLLPNQSFVPLKPKDLQIAQSLMSSGILQDNYKEEVALMVQSGRRAEIEALYFNGYDYLGKYIAKKIVQSDYV; this is encoded by the exons ATGGAAGATCTTCGGAATTTGACGCTAAAATTCTTCTCCGATCAAGAGCTTTGCTATGCTGATATCGTCCCTCTTGCTCAG GTCCGAGCCAGAATTGAAGTCTCTGTCCTcaattttctcaaaatattaaatgcCTCCAGCCCTGCCATCTCAGATTTGCCTTTG ATTCAGAGAAAATATAGCAATAGTCGAGTGAATCATGGCCTGTTGACTGAACTATCACGTGTTTTTCTCTCCAATTCCGTATCGACGAGGTCTCTGATGAGACCTAACGCAGCAAAGGCTTTTGTTAGGG TGTGGAAGGTGATGGAGATGTGCTATCAGATATTGCTTCAGGAAAAGCGTGTCACTCAGAGGGAGCTCTTCTACAAGCTGCTGTGTGATTCGCCACACCTGTTTCCTTCTCAAACACATGTCAACAGGACAATCCAAGGTTATTACCAGTGTGTTGTTTGCTTTGAATTTAATGCTTGGTGTTTTAGATGGGAATATATCAATCTGTGCCAAACAGATCTTGTAGCATTGCTTCGGTGCAGCCGATTCAGTCTTGGAATTATGGCATCTAGTCGAGGACTTGTAGCTGGCCGTCTGATTTTGCAG GAACCGGGCAAAGAGGCTGTTGATTGCTCTTTATGCGGTTCTTCTGGATTTGCAATATCTGGTGACTTGAATTTGTTGGATAGTTTGGTTCTAAATGCAGATGCTCGGTACGTTATAATTGTGGAAAAG CATGCAATATTTCAACGGCTTACTGAGGATCGTTTTTTTCATCAAATTCCAAGCATTCTTATCACGGCTAAAGGTTACCCAGATATTGCCACAAG GAATCCAGCTGGATTAGCTATTCTATGCACCTTCAAATTTGGAAGCATAGGAATGGGCCTAGAGGCATACCGATACG CTTGCAATGTCAAGTGGTTAGGACTGCGGGGGCATGATCTACCCTTGCTGCCGAACCAATCTTTCGTTCCATTGAAGCCAAAGGATCTGCAAATTGCTCAAAGCTTGATGTCCTCGGGAATCTTACAG GATAATTACAAGGAAGAAGTGGCCTTGATGGTTCAGAGCGGAAGGAGAGCTGAAATCGAGGCCCTATactttaatggatatgattATTTGGGGAAGTACATAGCTAAAAAAATTGTACAGTCCGATTATGTATAA
- the LOC100784732 gene encoding meiotic recombination protein SPO11-2 isoform X1: MEDLRNLTLKFFSDQELCYADIVPLAQVRARIEVSVLNFLKILNASSPAISDLPLIQRKYSNSRVNHGLLTELSRVFLSNSVSTRSLMRPNAAKAFVRVWKVMEMCYQILLQEKRVTQRELFYKLLCDSPHLFPSQTHVNRTIQGYYQCVVCFEFNAWCFRWEYINLCQTDLVALLRCSRFSLGIMASSRGLVAGRLILQEPGKEAVDCSLCGSSGFAISGDLNLLDSLVLNADARYVIIVEKHAIFQRLTEDRFFHQIPSILITAKGYPDIATRFLLYRISKAFPDLPILALVDWNPAGLAILCTFKFGSIGMGLEAYRYACNVKWLGLRGHDLPLLPNQSFVPLKPKDLQIAQSLMSSGILQDNYKEEVALMVQSGRRAEIEALYFNGYDYLGKYIAKKIVQSDYV, translated from the exons ATGGAAGATCTTCGGAATTTGACGCTAAAATTCTTCTCCGATCAAGAGCTTTGCTATGCTGATATCGTCCCTCTTGCTCAG GTCCGAGCCAGAATTGAAGTCTCTGTCCTcaattttctcaaaatattaaatgcCTCCAGCCCTGCCATCTCAGATTTGCCTTTG ATTCAGAGAAAATATAGCAATAGTCGAGTGAATCATGGCCTGTTGACTGAACTATCACGTGTTTTTCTCTCCAATTCCGTATCGACGAGGTCTCTGATGAGACCTAACGCAGCAAAGGCTTTTGTTAGGG TGTGGAAGGTGATGGAGATGTGCTATCAGATATTGCTTCAGGAAAAGCGTGTCACTCAGAGGGAGCTCTTCTACAAGCTGCTGTGTGATTCGCCACACCTGTTTCCTTCTCAAACACATGTCAACAGGACAATCCAAGGTTATTACCAGTGTGTTGTTTGCTTTGAATTTAATGCTTGGTGTTTTAGATGGGAATATATCAATCTGTGCCAAACAGATCTTGTAGCATTGCTTCGGTGCAGCCGATTCAGTCTTGGAATTATGGCATCTAGTCGAGGACTTGTAGCTGGCCGTCTGATTTTGCAG GAACCGGGCAAAGAGGCTGTTGATTGCTCTTTATGCGGTTCTTCTGGATTTGCAATATCTGGTGACTTGAATTTGTTGGATAGTTTGGTTCTAAATGCAGATGCTCGGTACGTTATAATTGTGGAAAAG CATGCAATATTTCAACGGCTTACTGAGGATCGTTTTTTTCATCAAATTCCAAGCATTCTTATCACGGCTAAAGGTTACCCAGATATTGCCACAAG ATTTCTTCTTTACCGAATCAGTAAAGCTTTTCCTGACTTGCCAATTCTAGCTTTGGTGGATTG GAATCCAGCTGGATTAGCTATTCTATGCACCTTCAAATTTGGAAGCATAGGAATGGGCCTAGAGGCATACCGATACG CTTGCAATGTCAAGTGGTTAGGACTGCGGGGGCATGATCTACCCTTGCTGCCGAACCAATCTTTCGTTCCATTGAAGCCAAAGGATCTGCAAATTGCTCAAAGCTTGATGTCCTCGGGAATCTTACAG GATAATTACAAGGAAGAAGTGGCCTTGATGGTTCAGAGCGGAAGGAGAGCTGAAATCGAGGCCCTATactttaatggatatgattATTTGGGGAAGTACATAGCTAAAAAAATTGTACAGTCCGATTATGTATAA
- the LOC102669888 gene encoding WRKY transcription factor 22 has product MDWDLQAIVGCTKAPAATVMDNSHLMFFQHLCPEEQDDLLFNFQEFSETTTVVDELEELYKPFYPPHVHVDNNNPLPIVANSLPIPDEEVKELKPSHKAASRCKKSKKQQKNKRVVTAADGVSDPWAWRKYGQKPIKGSAYPRSYYRCSSSKGCLARKHVERSQLDPGVLIVTYTAEHSDPHPTCKNSQQRNNSSTTTIAPATPRTHDGGGYRR; this is encoded by the exons ATGGATTGGGATTTACAAGCTATTGTGGGATGCACCAAAGCCCCTGCAGCCACCGTGATGGACAACTCGCATCTCATGTTTTTTCAACATTTATGTCCTGAAGAACAAGATGACCTACTTTTCAATTTTCAGGAATTCTCGGAAACCACAACGGTGGTTGATGAGTTAGAAGAGCTTTACAAACCTTTCTACCCTCCTCATGTTCATGTTGATAATAACAACCCTCTTCCCATCGTTGCAAATTCCCTACCTATCCCCGATGAAGAAGTCAAAGAACTCAAACCATCACACAAAGCAGCATCTAGATGTAAAAAAAG CAAGAAGCAGCAGAAGAATAAGAGGGTGGTGACAGCAGCAGATGGTGTTTCGGACCCATGGGCATGGCGTAAATATGGGCAGAAACCAATAAAGGGGTCAGCTTATCCTCGTAGCTATTATAGATGCAGCAGCTCCAAAGGGTGTTTGGCTAGGAAACACGTGGAACGGAGCCAGTTGGATCCTGGAGTTTTGATAGTTACCTACACAGCAGAACACAGCGATCCTCACCCTACATGCAAAAACTCACAACAAAGGAACAACAGTTCCACAACCACAATTGCACCTGCAACTCCAAGAACTCATGATGGCGGAGGCTATCGAAGATGA
- the LOC100784732 gene encoding meiotic recombination protein SPO11-2 isoform X3 encodes MEDLRNLTLKFFSDQELCYADIVPLAQVRARIEVSVLNFLKILNASSPAISDLPLIQRKYSNSRVNHGLLTELSRVFLSNSVSTRSLMRPNAAKAFVRVWKVMEMCYQILLQEKRVTQRELFYKLLCDSPHLFPSQTHVNRTIQDLVALLRCSRFSLGIMASSRGLVAGRLILQEPGKEAVDCSLCGSSGFAISGDLNLLDSLVLNADARYVIIVEKHAIFQRLTEDRFFHQIPSILITAKGYPDIATRFLLYRISKAFPDLPILALVDWNPAGLAILCTFKFGSIGMGLEAYRYACNVKWLGLRGHDLPLLPNQSFVPLKPKDLQIAQSLMSSGILQDNYKEEVALMVQSGRRAEIEALYFNGYDYLGKYIAKKIVQSDYV; translated from the exons ATGGAAGATCTTCGGAATTTGACGCTAAAATTCTTCTCCGATCAAGAGCTTTGCTATGCTGATATCGTCCCTCTTGCTCAG GTCCGAGCCAGAATTGAAGTCTCTGTCCTcaattttctcaaaatattaaatgcCTCCAGCCCTGCCATCTCAGATTTGCCTTTG ATTCAGAGAAAATATAGCAATAGTCGAGTGAATCATGGCCTGTTGACTGAACTATCACGTGTTTTTCTCTCCAATTCCGTATCGACGAGGTCTCTGATGAGACCTAACGCAGCAAAGGCTTTTGTTAGGG TGTGGAAGGTGATGGAGATGTGCTATCAGATATTGCTTCAGGAAAAGCGTGTCACTCAGAGGGAGCTCTTCTACAAGCTGCTGTGTGATTCGCCACACCTGTTTCCTTCTCAAACACATGTCAACAGGACAATCCAAG ATCTTGTAGCATTGCTTCGGTGCAGCCGATTCAGTCTTGGAATTATGGCATCTAGTCGAGGACTTGTAGCTGGCCGTCTGATTTTGCAG GAACCGGGCAAAGAGGCTGTTGATTGCTCTTTATGCGGTTCTTCTGGATTTGCAATATCTGGTGACTTGAATTTGTTGGATAGTTTGGTTCTAAATGCAGATGCTCGGTACGTTATAATTGTGGAAAAG CATGCAATATTTCAACGGCTTACTGAGGATCGTTTTTTTCATCAAATTCCAAGCATTCTTATCACGGCTAAAGGTTACCCAGATATTGCCACAAG ATTTCTTCTTTACCGAATCAGTAAAGCTTTTCCTGACTTGCCAATTCTAGCTTTGGTGGATTG GAATCCAGCTGGATTAGCTATTCTATGCACCTTCAAATTTGGAAGCATAGGAATGGGCCTAGAGGCATACCGATACG CTTGCAATGTCAAGTGGTTAGGACTGCGGGGGCATGATCTACCCTTGCTGCCGAACCAATCTTTCGTTCCATTGAAGCCAAAGGATCTGCAAATTGCTCAAAGCTTGATGTCCTCGGGAATCTTACAG GATAATTACAAGGAAGAAGTGGCCTTGATGGTTCAGAGCGGAAGGAGAGCTGAAATCGAGGCCCTATactttaatggatatgattATTTGGGGAAGTACATAGCTAAAAAAATTGTACAGTCCGATTATGTATAA
- the LOC100784732 gene encoding meiotic recombination protein SPO11-2 isoform X4 — MEDLRNLTLKFFSDQELCYADIVPLAQVRARIEVSVLNFLKILNASSPAISDLPLIQRKYSNSRVNHGLLTELSRVFLSNSVSTRSLMRPNAAKAFVRVWKVMEMCYQILLQEKRVTQRELFYKLLCDSPHLFPSQTHVNRTIQDLVALLRCSRFSLGIMASSRGLVAGRLILQEPGKEAVDCSLCGSSGFAISGDLNLLDSLVLNADARYVIIVEKHAIFQRLTEDRFFHQIPSILITAKGYPDIATRNPAGLAILCTFKFGSIGMGLEAYRYACNVKWLGLRGHDLPLLPNQSFVPLKPKDLQIAQSLMSSGILQDNYKEEVALMVQSGRRAEIEALYFNGYDYLGKYIAKKIVQSDYV; from the exons ATGGAAGATCTTCGGAATTTGACGCTAAAATTCTTCTCCGATCAAGAGCTTTGCTATGCTGATATCGTCCCTCTTGCTCAG GTCCGAGCCAGAATTGAAGTCTCTGTCCTcaattttctcaaaatattaaatgcCTCCAGCCCTGCCATCTCAGATTTGCCTTTG ATTCAGAGAAAATATAGCAATAGTCGAGTGAATCATGGCCTGTTGACTGAACTATCACGTGTTTTTCTCTCCAATTCCGTATCGACGAGGTCTCTGATGAGACCTAACGCAGCAAAGGCTTTTGTTAGGG TGTGGAAGGTGATGGAGATGTGCTATCAGATATTGCTTCAGGAAAAGCGTGTCACTCAGAGGGAGCTCTTCTACAAGCTGCTGTGTGATTCGCCACACCTGTTTCCTTCTCAAACACATGTCAACAGGACAATCCAAG ATCTTGTAGCATTGCTTCGGTGCAGCCGATTCAGTCTTGGAATTATGGCATCTAGTCGAGGACTTGTAGCTGGCCGTCTGATTTTGCAG GAACCGGGCAAAGAGGCTGTTGATTGCTCTTTATGCGGTTCTTCTGGATTTGCAATATCTGGTGACTTGAATTTGTTGGATAGTTTGGTTCTAAATGCAGATGCTCGGTACGTTATAATTGTGGAAAAG CATGCAATATTTCAACGGCTTACTGAGGATCGTTTTTTTCATCAAATTCCAAGCATTCTTATCACGGCTAAAGGTTACCCAGATATTGCCACAAG GAATCCAGCTGGATTAGCTATTCTATGCACCTTCAAATTTGGAAGCATAGGAATGGGCCTAGAGGCATACCGATACG CTTGCAATGTCAAGTGGTTAGGACTGCGGGGGCATGATCTACCCTTGCTGCCGAACCAATCTTTCGTTCCATTGAAGCCAAAGGATCTGCAAATTGCTCAAAGCTTGATGTCCTCGGGAATCTTACAG GATAATTACAAGGAAGAAGTGGCCTTGATGGTTCAGAGCGGAAGGAGAGCTGAAATCGAGGCCCTATactttaatggatatgattATTTGGGGAAGTACATAGCTAAAAAAATTGTACAGTCCGATTATGTATAA
- the LOC100784022 gene encoding protein SGT1 homolog A yields the protein MATVPEKKAKEAFFDDEFALAVDLYSEAIRLDPNDANLFADRAQAHIKLNAFTEAVSDANKAIQLNPSLSKAYLRKGTACIKLEEYHTAKVALQNGAAFAQDDSRFANLIQQCDRFIEAEESSGLTSTLSSNGSITSVPSGNGSHFSNRNDGMTKEAEGDSLVSQKNEATLKRPKYRHEYYQKPEEVVVTLFAKGISASDVVVDFGEQMLSVTIDVPGQDAYHYQPRLFGKIIPNNCRVEVLSTKIEIHLAKAEAINWASLEYGKDMLPPIINRPIVQSERSAYPSSKPRTRDWDKLEAQVKKEEKEEKLDGDAALSKLFRDIYQNADEDMRRAMSKSFLESNGTVLSTDWKEVGSKKVEGSAPEGMELKKWEY from the exons ATGGCTACGGTGCCGGAGAAGAAAGCGAAGGAAGCATTCTTCGACGACGAATTCGCTCTGGCCGTTGATCTCTACTCTGAAGCCATACGATTGGATCCCAACGACGCAAATCTCTTCGCGGACAGAGCCCAAGCCCATATCAAACTCAACGCTTTCACTGAAGCCGTTTCCGATGCCAACAAAGCCATCCAATTAAACCCTTCCTTGTCCAAGGCCTATCTTCGTAAAGGCACCGCTTGTATCAAACTCGAAGAATATCACACCGCCAAGGTAGCGCTTCAAAACGGTGCTGCTTTTGCCCAAGATGATTCACGATTCGCCAACTTGATTCAACAATGTGATCGCTTCATTGAAGCAG AGGAATCAAGTGGCCTTACTAGCACCTTATCATCAAATGGGTCCATAACATCTGTACCGTCTGGTAATGGTTCCCATTTCAGCAATAGAAATGATGGGATGACTAAAGAAGCTGAAGGAGACAGTTTGGTATCCCAAAAGAATGAAGCCACACTAAAAAGACCAAAATACAG GCATGAATACTACCAGAAGCCAGAAGAAGTGGTTGTGACACTATTTGCAAAAGGAATATCAGCAAGCGATGTAGTTGTTGACTTCGGTGAACAGATG CTTAGTGTTACTATTGACGTTCCTGGCCAAGATGCCTATCATTACCAACCTCGATTGTTTGGGAAG ATCATTCCCAACAACTGCAGAGTTGAGGTGTTGTCAACCAAAATTGAAATCCATCTTGCAAAAGCTGAAGCTATTAATTGGGCATCTCTGGAATATGGCAAGGATATGCTTCCCCCAATAATAAATAGGCCGATAG TTCAATCTGAAAGGTCTGCATATCCATCATCAAAACCGAGGACAAGAGATTGGGATAAGTTGGAAGCTCAAGTGAAAAAAGAG gagaaagaagaaaagcttGATGGTGATGCTGCTTTGAGTAAATTGTTCCGTGATATTTACCAAAATGCAGATGAGGACATGAGGAGAGCAATGAGCAAGTCTTTC TTGGAGTCAaatggaacagtgctatcaacTGATTGGAAAGAAGTGGGATCAAAGAAGGTGGAAGGCAGTGCTCCAGAAGGTATGGAGTTGAAAAAATGGGAGTATTGA
- the LOC547834 gene encoding endoglucanase — protein MGYYLVFVGVFLWCAMASHINGLAMMDGKLMSSSANNYDYGDALGKAILFFEGQRSGNLPATQRVKWRGDSALSDGKLQNVDLIGGYYDAGDNVKFGWPMAFTTSLLSWAAVEYESEISSVNQLGYLHSAIHWGADFILRAHTSPTTLYTQVGDGNADHNCWERPEDMDTARAVYKIDANSPGTEAAAESAAALAAASIVFKKIDANYSSTLLSKSKSLFDFADKYRGSYSGSCPFYCSYSGYQDELLWAASWLYKASGESKYLSYSIGNQGWSQAVSEFSWDNKYVGAQTLLTEEFYGGKKDLAKFKSDVESFICSVMPASSSLQIKTTPGGLLFTRDSSNLQYATSSTMVLFIFSKILNRNHIDRIHCGSALFTPSQIRAFAKTQVDYILGSNPMKMSYMVGFGSKYPKQLHHRGSSIPSINVHPTKVGCNDGLSVYYNSANPNPNTHVGAIVGGPDSNDRFSDARSDYSHSEPTTYMNAAFVASVSALLGKTTDRNQIQDSAVSPYRC, from the exons ATGGGGTACTATTTGGTATTCGTTGGTGTGTTCTTGTGGTGTGCCATGGCTAGTCACATTAATGGACTAGCCATGATGGATGGAAAGTTAATGAGTTCCTCGGCAAATAATTATGACTATGGAGATGCTCTTGGCAAAGCCATCTTGTTTTTTGAAGGACAACGCTCGGGGAACTTGCCCGCCACCCAAAGAGTGAAGTGGAGGGGAGACTCCGCTCTCTCTGATGGCAAACTTCAAAAC GTGGATTTGATTGGAGGATATTACGATGCTGGAGATAACGTCAAGTTTGGATGGCCAATGGCATTTACAACTAGCTTATTGAGTTGGGCTGCTGTAGAGTACGAGAGTGAGATATCTTCGGTGAACCAGCTTGGTTACCTCCACAGTGCTATTCATTGGGGCGCAGACTTTATACTGAGAGCCCACACTTCCCCAACCACCCTCTATACACAG gtgggAGATGGGAACGCTGATCACAATTGTTGGGAGCGCCCGGAAGACATGGATACAGCAAGGGCAGTGTACAAGATAGATGCTAATTCCCCGGGAACTGAAGCCGCAGCTGAGTCTGCTGCTGCTCTTGCTGCTGCTTCAATTGTCTTCAAGAAAATAGATGCCAATTATTCCTCCACGCTATTAAGCAAGTCAAAATCA CTGTTTGATTTTGCAGACAAGTATAGGGGTTCTTACTCGGGTTCTTGTCCATTCTATTGCTCGTACTCAGGTTACCAG gATGAACTGTTATGGGCTGCTTCTTGGCTATATAAGGCGAGTGGAGAAAGCAAGTACTTGAGTTACTCCATAGGCAACCAAGGTTGGAGTCAGGCGGTGTCTGAATTCAGCTGGGATAACAAATATGTTGGAGCTCAGACATTACTAACGGAG GAATTCTATGGTGGGAAGAAAGACTTGGCCAAGTTTAAGAGTGACGTTGAATCATTTATATGTTCAGTGATGCCAGCAAGTAGCTCTCTACAGATTAAAACAACTCCTG GTGGGCTTCTATTTACTAGAGACAGCAGTAATTTGCAATATGCCACGAGCTCAACCATGGTGCTATTCATTTTCTCTAAAATCCTAAACAGAAATCACATTGATAGAATACATTGTGGTTCTGCGCTTTTCACCCCGTCTCAGATTAGAGCCTTTGCAAAAACACAG GTGGACTACATACTAGGAAGCAATCCGATGAAGATGTCTTACATGGTGGGATTTGGCAGTAAATACCCAAAGCAATTACATCACAGAGGCTCATCCATCCCTTCAATCAATGTTCATCCGACCAAGGTGGGTTGCAATGATGGTCTCTCAGTTTATTACAATTCTGCTAATCCAAATCCAAATACTCATGTGGGTGCGATTGTTGGAGGCCCCGATTCAAATGACCGATTCAGTGATGCAAGATCTGACTATTCCCACAGCGAACCTACCACCTACATGAATGCTGCTTTCGTGGCTTCAGTGTCTGCTTTGCTTGGCAAAACGACCGATCGAAACCAAATTCAGGACTCTGCAGTTTCCCCATATCGATGCTAG